One Pontibacter deserti genomic region harbors:
- a CDS encoding peptidylprolyl isomerase — MKLRNIFCAVIALLFLTPLAASAQKLKGKDQLVTISTPQGEIKLVLFDDTPKHKENFLKLAKEGFYDGTTFHRVMDGFMIQGGDPNSKDDNPNNDGSGNPGYTLPAEILPKYKHVRGAVAAARLGDQVNPMKESSGSQFYIVENHDGTPMLDEAYTVFGQVIDGLDVIDKIAEQPTNPRNRPLTDIKMKVTVESVKKKKIAKKYNYNYNTNMVGK, encoded by the coding sequence ATGAAACTGCGAAATATCTTTTGTGCTGTAATAGCGCTGCTGTTTTTAACACCACTTGCTGCATCTGCTCAGAAGTTAAAAGGCAAGGACCAACTTGTAACTATAAGCACGCCCCAAGGTGAGATAAAGCTGGTGCTTTTTGATGACACGCCGAAACACAAAGAGAACTTCCTGAAGCTGGCGAAAGAAGGCTTTTACGATGGTACCACGTTCCATAGAGTAATGGATGGCTTTATGATACAGGGCGGCGACCCGAACAGCAAAGATGATAACCCTAACAACGACGGATCTGGTAACCCTGGCTACACATTGCCTGCTGAGATACTGCCGAAGTATAAGCATGTGCGTGGCGCAGTAGCAGCTGCCCGCCTTGGCGACCAGGTAAATCCAATGAAGGAATCCAGTGGATCGCAGTTTTATATTGTAGAGAACCATGATGGCACCCCGATGCTGGATGAAGCTTATACAGTTTTTGGTCAGGTAATTGATGGGTTGGATGTGATCGATAAAATTGCCGAACAACCAACTAACCCGCGCAACCGTCCGCTTACAGATATTAAAATGAAAGTGACCGTAGAGAGCGTGAAGAAAAAGAAGATCGCCAAGAAGTATAACTACAACTATAACACCAATATGGTCGGCAAATGA
- a CDS encoding SDR family oxidoreductase: MKKILITGSNGLLGQKLAELLLTQPDVEILATSRGENKLAAILPQVPFASMDVTDKAQVEEVVSQFLPTHIIHTAAMTNVDQCETDREGALLLNRDAVQYLVDVCEKYNVHLIHVSTDFIFDGEDGPYSEDAEANPVNFYGETKRLAEEIVKDAKCNWAILRTVLVYGVAHDYGRTNIVLWVRDNLQAGKVIKVVEDQFRTPTLAEDLAQGCWLAAKHDAEGIYHISGSEMLTPYDMALQVADYFHLDKSLIDKADGSTFTQPAKRPPKTGFNISKAEKELGYIPHTFAEGIRIVAEQAAQ; encoded by the coding sequence ATGAAGAAAATACTGATTACAGGCTCTAACGGACTTTTAGGGCAAAAACTGGCAGAGCTGTTGCTAACCCAACCTGATGTAGAAATACTGGCCACCAGCCGCGGTGAAAATAAACTTGCAGCTATACTTCCGCAGGTGCCTTTTGCCTCAATGGACGTAACCGATAAAGCGCAGGTAGAAGAAGTGGTAAGCCAGTTCCTGCCAACGCACATCATCCATACAGCTGCCATGACCAACGTAGACCAGTGCGAAACCGACCGCGAAGGTGCGCTGCTTTTAAACCGCGATGCTGTACAATACCTGGTAGATGTCTGTGAGAAGTATAACGTGCATCTGATCCATGTGTCCACAGATTTTATATTTGACGGAGAAGACGGACCGTATAGCGAAGATGCCGAAGCCAACCCGGTAAACTTTTATGGCGAAACCAAACGCCTGGCCGAAGAGATCGTGAAAGATGCCAAATGCAATTGGGCTATACTTCGGACGGTGCTGGTTTATGGTGTGGCGCATGATTATGGCCGTACCAACATTGTGCTTTGGGTACGCGATAACCTGCAGGCTGGCAAAGTAATTAAAGTTGTGGAAGATCAATTCAGGACCCCGACGTTAGCAGAAGACCTTGCCCAGGGTTGCTGGCTTGCTGCCAAGCACGATGCCGAAGGTATCTACCACATCTCCGGTTCCGAAATGCTGACGCCCTATGACATGGCCCTGCAGGTAGCCGATTACTTTCACCTCGACAAATCATTGATTGATAAAGCTGATGGCAGCACCTTTACACAGCCTGCCAAACGCCCACCTAAAACCGGGTTTAATATCTCAAAAGCAGAAAAAGAACTAGGCTACATACCCCACACTTTTGCTGAAGGAATACGGATTGTAGCTGAACAAGCCGCACAATAA
- a CDS encoding sodium-dependent transporter has translation MSANKESWGSRVGLILAMAGNAVGLGNFLRFPVQAVQNGGGAFIIPYIVCFLVMGIPLLWIEWSMGRFGGKFGHHSTPFILDSMDKRRFWKYIGVFGIWTNIAVAAYYCYLESWTLSYMYHSIIGSFSGMDQNAISNFFNDYVSLSTSTTGIPYEPIVFFVICLLLNTWILSQGLASGVERVAKIGMPLLILFGAFLAYKGFTITAGENGAINDSSVGLNFLWTPRYDQLWSPSVWLAAAGQIFFTLSVGMGTVQCYASYVRSKDDIALNAMSAGWMNEFVEVVLGGAILIPISIGYLGIDRVTELVQSGGLGLGFRTLPYLFYQWGDVLGAVAGVMWFGLLFFAGITSSLAMGTPWMGFLQDEFNWRRKSAAWSFGLIVFLLGMPTVLFFNYGVFDEYDYWAGTISLVVFALMESILFAWVFGMDKGWREITAGADIKVPGIYKFIIKFITPLLLLWVFIGSLVTPKGGDWGKAFSGEWVLDNSSIINKIMNTSLKEQLAAATDPAQIAHLEETLFFVNASRILLVTVFIGIALLVYIAYKKRVREGRI, from the coding sequence ATGAGTGCTAACAAAGAATCGTGGGGCTCACGTGTGGGTCTCATTCTGGCTATGGCCGGTAATGCAGTTGGTCTTGGTAACTTCCTGAGGTTTCCGGTTCAGGCCGTGCAGAATGGCGGTGGCGCGTTTATCATCCCTTATATAGTATGTTTCCTGGTAATGGGTATTCCCCTTCTATGGATCGAGTGGTCTATGGGTCGATTCGGTGGTAAATTTGGTCACCACTCTACGCCATTTATCCTGGACTCGATGGATAAAAGACGTTTCTGGAAATATATCGGTGTGTTTGGTATCTGGACAAATATAGCAGTAGCGGCTTACTACTGCTACCTGGAGTCCTGGACGCTCTCTTACATGTACCACTCTATCATCGGTTCGTTCAGCGGCATGGACCAGAATGCTATCTCTAACTTCTTTAACGATTATGTTAGCCTGAGCACTTCTACAACCGGTATCCCTTACGAGCCAATCGTATTCTTTGTGATCTGTTTGCTGCTTAATACCTGGATCTTATCGCAAGGATTAGCCTCTGGTGTGGAGCGCGTGGCCAAGATTGGTATGCCTTTATTGATTCTGTTTGGTGCTTTCCTGGCTTACAAAGGCTTTACTATTACTGCCGGCGAGAATGGCGCTATTAACGATAGCTCTGTTGGTCTTAACTTTTTGTGGACTCCAAGATACGACCAGCTTTGGTCGCCGAGTGTATGGTTGGCAGCTGCCGGCCAGATCTTCTTTACCTTATCGGTAGGTATGGGTACGGTGCAATGTTATGCTTCTTATGTTCGCTCTAAAGATGATATAGCACTAAACGCCATGTCAGCTGGCTGGATGAACGAGTTTGTGGAAGTTGTACTGGGTGGTGCTATTCTTATCCCAATCTCAATTGGATATTTAGGTATAGATCGTGTGACCGAACTGGTTCAGAGTGGTGGTCTGGGACTAGGTTTCCGTACATTGCCATACCTGTTCTACCAATGGGGAGATGTGTTGGGTGCAGTTGCAGGTGTTATGTGGTTTGGCCTGTTGTTCTTTGCAGGTATCACGTCGTCGCTGGCAATGGGTACACCTTGGATGGGCTTCCTGCAGGATGAGTTTAACTGGCGCCGTAAATCTGCTGCATGGTCATTCGGTCTGATCGTATTTTTACTTGGTATGCCTACAGTATTGTTCTTTAACTATGGCGTATTTGATGAGTACGACTACTGGGCCGGAACAATATCGTTGGTAGTATTTGCCTTAATGGAATCTATACTTTTTGCATGGGTATTTGGGATGGACAAAGGCTGGAGAGAGATCACAGCAGGGGCAGATATCAAAGTACCCGGCATCTATAAGTTCATCATCAAATTTATTACACCGTTGTTGTTGCTATGGGTATTTATAGGCTCGCTGGTAACACCAAAAGGTGGTGACTGGGGTAAAGCATTTAGTGGCGAATGGGTACTGGATAACAGCTCTATCATTAATAAAATAATGAACACCAGCCTGAAAGAACAACTAGCTGCAGCTACAGATCCTGCTCAGATAGCACACCTCGAAGAAACATTGTTCTTCGTAAATGCATCACGTATATTATTAGTTACAGTATTTATCGGCATTGCATTGCTGGTGTACATTGCTTACAAAAAAAGAGTTAGAGAAGGGAGAATTTAA
- the hemC gene encoding hydroxymethylbilane synthase, with translation MQTATDIKTINIGTRGSKLALWQANAVADKLQGAGFATEIVIISTKGDQVLDRSLDKIGSKGVFTEELEDQLRDGSIDIAVHSAKDVQSTIPADLELIAFMEREVVNDVILSFNPDFKLERDSKVMIGTSSTRRKALLKKYYPNVTTAESRGNLQTRLKKLEDGQFDALMLAYAGVYRMGYDNLIVHTFPADEFIPAAGQGSVAVECARNMDADLKEGIRAALDHEQTHHCLLAERAFLRTMEGGCSIPSFALATLKNENILQIQGGLVSLDGQKHLVETFEAPISEAETIGVKLAETILGQGGIEILKEIRAERGE, from the coding sequence ATGCAGACAGCTACAGATATAAAAACTATAAACATTGGTACGCGTGGCAGCAAACTGGCTTTGTGGCAGGCAAATGCCGTAGCCGATAAGTTGCAGGGTGCCGGTTTTGCTACGGAAATCGTCATCATCAGTACTAAAGGCGACCAGGTGCTGGATCGCTCGCTGGATAAGATCGGCTCTAAAGGGGTGTTTACCGAAGAACTGGAAGACCAGCTGCGTGACGGAAGTATAGATATTGCCGTGCACAGTGCCAAAGATGTGCAATCAACTATACCTGCCGACTTGGAGCTGATCGCTTTTATGGAACGTGAAGTGGTAAATGATGTGATTCTGAGCTTTAACCCGGATTTTAAACTGGAGCGTGACAGCAAGGTAATGATCGGCACATCATCAACTCGTCGCAAAGCGCTTTTGAAGAAATACTATCCAAATGTTACAACTGCCGAATCGAGAGGTAACCTGCAGACACGCCTGAAGAAACTGGAAGACGGGCAGTTTGATGCGCTGATGCTGGCTTATGCTGGTGTGTACCGTATGGGTTATGATAACCTAATTGTACATACTTTCCCGGCAGATGAATTTATACCCGCAGCAGGGCAGGGAAGTGTGGCCGTAGAGTGTGCGCGTAACATGGATGCTGACTTAAAAGAAGGTATAAGAGCGGCGTTAGACCACGAGCAAACGCATCATTGCCTTTTGGCTGAGCGTGCTTTCCTGAGAACCATGGAAGGTGGTTGCAGCATCCCGTCCTTTGCGCTGGCTACGCTTAAAAATGAAAACATCCTGCAAATTCAGGGCGGCTTGGTAAGCCTGGACGGACAGAAACATTTAGTAGAAACCTTTGAGGCCCCCATTTCAGAAGCAGAAACTATAGGTGTAAAACTTGCTGAAACTATACTTGGCCAGGGTGGTATAGAAATTTTGAAAGAGATAAGAGCCGAGAGAGGGGAATAG